Below is a genomic region from Ancylomarina subtilis.
GAGGAAGAGGAAATGGGACAATGCATCTAATAATTCTTTTTGTGATATCTAATTTAGTTGGCTCAACTTCTTCGTAAACATCTAACTTACCTGTTTTATTCTCAATCATATCTATAGCTGCTAATAACAACTTTTCCAAACTCTTTATAATATCAACTGCTGAAAGTGAAGAATTCCAAGTTTTGTCTCTAATGTCCAGACAGAAAGCTGTACTAATGAATTGATGATTTCCTACCCAGTCCTTTTCCCTTCCTTTGGGATAAATATAAGGAATAGAAAAAGGATAATTTTGAGGATATTTGAGTTCAAATGGAAATTTGATAGAACCTCCAATTTTAGTTGGAAGATATATAGTACCAGATAACCAGAGTAATTCCTTTCGAATAAAGAATTCAAAATCGTTTGATTCCCATTGAATGTTTAGCCTTATTTTTTCTCTGGCAAAAATATGCTTTTTGTCTTCCCACCATTTCATTTTTGAAAGCCTTCTCTTTTGGTTTTAGGAAGTTTTTTGGGTAATTCGGTGTCTATGTGTTGCGCTACATTTGCCGATAATAGGGTAGATGTTGATTTTAATAATCCTTTATTACTGATATTACTAAATGTTTTGTCTGTTATTCTTTTTCCAAAAATAGGCGAAAATGATTCTTGAATTTTATTTAATTCTTTTAATTCAAAAGATGAAGACAATTCTGTTTTTACCTTATTTAACCATTCGTAAAAATTCTTTTCTTTTTGAGGATTTTCAGGCCATTTGTCGGCAAAGTTTTCTTCTTCATTAACAGGATTACCTATCCATTTTATCCATTTGTTATGCTCTACAGAAAACTTTGTTTCGATGAAAGATTCCATGTTTTCAACAACATTGGTTAATGCTGTGATTATATCAGTCTCTTTATTGTATGCTTTAGAAGATAAAGTAGTGATAATTATTGAAATTGGTTTATCTTCATCTCCATCAAACATTATATCCCTATGCCTTTTAAGAATTTGTACTACTCGTTGAAGAGGAAGTTTTTCTTTTTGGTATGTTGGCAATGGATTTACTGATTCGCTAAGAAAAACAGATTTTCGAATTGAAATACTACACCTTTCTTGAAACCATGCTGCATATCCAAATGGATTACTTTTATTCCAGTAATCAGGATTGGTTTCATTGAAGTAATTATCTTCTTGGTTGTCAGTAATTCTTATTGCAGTTTTTTCAAAATCCTTAAAGTCTATTGCAGAAAATGCTTTTTCAAGGATGACTCTATGACCTTCTGAGACGATTGATGGTAAGACATCCATGTGATATTTGGAAGAATCAGCATAATTCAAAGTCCAACATCTGCGACCTTCTTCATCAAGCATTTCTTTATAAGTTTTGTTTTCTTTAAGCCTATCTCCAACAATTTTCTTTAAATGATATTGTGCCCAATCTGCTTTTTTCCCTTCCAACCTACAAACTAAATCTACATCTAGTTCATCTGAATCATTAACTGGTTTTATCATAGTACCAAGCAAGAAAGAACCCTGCGGTAAAATTTCAGGTTTGTAAGGTGATAATAATGATTTTTCGTCAGCAAGCCATTTACCTACAGCTTGATAACTTTGAACCGCGAATTTGTATTGGGTTTCTGAAATATCAAGATTGTTTCCAATTTCTTCTAATATCTCATTAAACTGGGCTTTAATTTCATTTGTTAACATAGGATTTAGTTTTATATTTCTATTGTTTTGTAAAAACCATTTCTTTCTTTGTTTTGGTCGTAAATTATTAAATCCATATCCGCTTTTGGCATCCATATTCGACCGAATTCTATTGCAGCAGAGACAGGCATTGCTGGGAATACATGCAACTTATTATCTTGACCATGTTTAGCTTTAACTATATCAAAAAAGTGCCTACATATTTTTCTAAACTTAGATAAGATAATCTTGCCTTTTAAGAAGTCATTATCCGGACTGTCATGGGTAATTGTCCAAATACAAATTTTTGAATCAAAGAGTTTTTCAATTCTATCATTTGTAATTGTAGCACTTAACGATATATTTAAAACAGGTAATCCATCAAATTCTTTTGGCTCAATTAGATTAAAATCATCAAAATCGGTTTCATCTTGCCATTCCCAAGTTTCAGGTTCTCTATGCCTTTGAAATACCTGCACATCATACAAGTCATTAAATAATGTCCCAAACTTTATAAGTAGTGGCTGAGGTGCAAGTCCAAATGCTGAAAAAGATTTGATTGGGCTATGTATTTTTAAATTCTCAACTTTCTCTCTAAATTGTCGTTCAAGATTTTTGGATTCTAACTCCCAAAATAAATCTTCATTATCTTTGATAATGCTATTTGTTATACTTAATTCAACTCCATAGCTTTCCGTTGGGAATTTATCTGGAATTATTGCTTGAAATGCAGATTCATAGTTAAGAGGAGAACCTTGATTACCAATATTTGCACCGTATAAAATTACATGTGTTTTCTTTGACGATGAAAGTGAAGTAAGCAATTCAATCCTTTTCTCATGTTCTTTTTTCATTTCAACTAACAAATTTTCTGGATGTCCATCAACATCTTCTTTATCAATTAGTCTATGATGTGCATCGCACATTAGCATTAGATTACTAAATGATTTTGCAAGTAATGGAGAACGTTCTTCATCTCCCCTTGGTCCATCAGGACTGTCCGCAACAATATGAGCAATATAAGCATTGTTCATTTTTGCCATAGACAATTCATCCTTCCATAGAGGTTTATTACATCCTCGATATTCGCATCTACCAGCCGATAAAGTCCATAATTGCGTCTTTATTTTTTCAGGTATTGAAGTCTTTGACATTTTATTTCATGTTTCAAGTTTGTAGTGTGTTTTTTGCCTTGCCCCTAACTTGTTTATATCAATCATATGGCTGTTATTTCTTATATCTCTTCTGAAAAGCTGTTCCTGAGCTATTGGAGGAATAACAACACCATATTATGATTCATCTCAAATAGCCTGTCTTATAAGATATTTAAAATTTTAACTAAGGTATTAAATCTAAACTAAGATTCGTATTGTCAAATCTGTCAAGTTTAAATACGGACAAATTCCAGTTTGAGGAAAAGGAGAATATTTAGGCTTTGCTTCATAAAGCCAGGACACAAAAAAAGCTGTGGCTCTCTAACCACAGCTTAGTTGGGCTCTTTCTAGTAATGGTTCAACCACTGAACTGTCGCAATAGAAAGAGGCACCTTATTTTATTTTACACCTCATGGGGTTCCAACAGAGGCAAGGCCTGCAGGCTAATATTAAGCTTACATGGCTTCGATTGGAAACGTCGGATAGGCACATAAAGGGTTTTGTAACCAATCGATTCAATTTTAAGCCTATGATCGCCCGTAGGGAATGATTTAAATCTGAACGTTCCTCCCGGACTAATGTCTACACGAAGTCCGAGTTTTTCTGCCGTAACTTTTCCCTCACCAATCACTTGTCCGTTGGCCTCATCGGTCAGGTATCCCATCAGTTCGTAAGGGTGTTGAATTCCCTTGGCTGTTTGTCGGGCCGCAAAGTAATGGTTCACAAAGTCGGGATGCGACTGTCGGTATCTTTCGATACTGCGATCGAGCACTGTTTTTAAAAACTGATTGGTTTTTTTCTTCAGATCGTTAAAGGCCTTATTAGAGGTCTTTTTATCTTCCATCAGAATCAAACGATCGGTTCGGTTTTTAAGAAAGTCTCCTAAATCGGTTTGCAAGCTGATAATACTTTCCTGAGTAATGGCATAGTCAGTCAGTTGAGCCAGGTTATCCTGAGCAATCTTGATACACGACTCGGTGTATTGAATTAAGTTTAGCTCGCTCAAAGCAGCCAATACCGATTTCGAAATATCAACTTGTTCGAGGATTGAGGTATTCCCATTACTATTGGCAAAACAAACCAGGTTATTGGAGAAAGGAAACAAACTGGCAATCAATTTGTTTTTAATCTCCTTTTTATTCACAACGAGCCACTCAGCCGGTGCATCCATCTTTTCGCCAAGGGCAAATAAACCTGTCTTATAAACTGTAAATTTTGCCACCTCCCCTTTGGTTGGTGCATCCGATTCGTAAATACCGCTATTTTTATCAAGAACCTGTTCAACCTCCTGATAAGAATCTAATTTTAGTTTATCTGTTGTATTCATCATTTATGAATTTGTGCAGTACGAATAAATCAAAGGATGTATCACGATTTGGTTCACACTGCTTGATTAATAATAAACTCATCTGACACAGCCAGATTTAATCATCTTAAGCTAAGCTGTCTGAGATCAGCTTAGGCTTGTGTAAACAACTGTCTTGCTTTAAATTTTATTTTTGCTTTCTTATTCAAAGCTTTTTTGCACTTCTATTCAAAATTGAATTAGCCCCTCTAAAATTTAAATTTGTTCCTTTAAAATTTGAATCACTTGCTTTCAGAAACACAAAACCTGCTTTAAAATTGAATTCACTTGCTTCCAGAAACACAAAACCTGCTTTAAAATTTGAATTACTTGCTTTCAGAAACACAAAACCTGCTTTAAAATTTAAATTACTTGCTTTCAAAATTGCGTCAGCTCCTCTCAGAGCCTAATCATTTGATTTAAAATCTTAATCAGCTGGCTTCAAACAATGAATAGAAAGCATCCGGAATAAATCATTTTAAGTCATAAGAGTGTCATTCTAAAGAAAATTGCTGGCAACGATCAAAATCGTGCAGAGAGATTCAGCAAATAGGAAATACTTCGACTTAGAAGTCATAAAAGTATTCAGAGGGCAACATACAGATTCTCTTTTAGTCTTATGATCTGTAATCTTAGTTGTTCTTGTGGTTGAACGGTAGAGCTAATTTAAAGAATTATTTCATTATACTCCAAATAAAAAATCATTGATCATGAAATAAATGCCACTCATCACACAAAACAAACCATTCACATTTAAACAGAACATCAGATAATACAAGCCATTCAGAATAAGAGCATCGATAGATATTTTTTTTTGTAAAACATCCTATTTTTGTGAATGTCTTTCCCTTTTAGGGAAAGTGCCGGCAGGCGATAAGGTGAACTTTTCAAAAGAAGAAATACAGCCTTTGGCTGATAAATTTAATTTCTTATATAGCCTTTGCACCCCTCTCCCTTCGGGATCTCCCCTGTTAGGGGAGAAAGGTGATTCAAAAGTGATTATGAATAGCTTTCCCTTTTAGGGAAAGTGCCGGCAGACGATAGGGTGAACTTTTCAACAAAAATTTGTATTTTGTATGGTCTAAGATCTTTGGAATGAAATATCACGAGATTAAAGAAATAAAACACAAACTAAAACGTAACACAACACCATCAGAGAAGCTGTTATGGAAGCATATTCGCAATAGACAGCTTAAGGGACGGAAATTTTTAAGGCAACATGCCATTATTTATGATACCGACCATGATGAATATTTCTTTTTTGTGCCTGACTTTTACTGTATTGCCGAAAAACTAGCAATTGAACTGGATGGAAAGGTTCATGACTTCAGAAAGGGAAAGGATGCTAATCGAGACGCCATATTAGAAGATCAAGACATTAGGGTGATTCGAATTAAAAATAAAGAACTGGTTAACCCAACAGCTGTTTTAGATAAGATTATATCATCCTTCAGACTAGAAGATGATGATCCTGCCTTTAAAAGAAAATCGTATCAATAAATTTTAGTTGCACCCCTCTCCCCTCGGGATCTCCCCTAATAAGGGAGAATTCATTTAATCGATCTTTCCCTGAAAAGGAACCGTAACGAAGTTTATGAATCACTTTCCCTATTTAGGGAAAGTGCCGGCAGGCGATAGGGTGAACTTTTCAAAAGAAGAAATACAGCCTTTGGCTGATAAATTTAATTTCTTATATAGCCTACACCCCTCTCCCTTCGGGATCTCCCCTGCTAAGGGAGAAAGGTGATTCAAAAGTGATTATGAATAGCTTTCCCTTTTAGGGAAAGTGCCGGCAGGCAATAGGGTGAACTTTTATCTGGCAAGTCCATTTATATATATAGCCTACACCCCTCTCCCTTCGGGATCTCCCCTGTTAGGGGAGAAAGGTGATTCAAAAGTGATTATGAATAGCTTTCCCTATTTAGGGAAAGTGCCGGCAGGCGAAAGGGTGAACTAAAACTCTTCTTTTAGACTTGCATCAAAATACGAAAGTAGAACTAAATCATTTTCAGCACCCACAATTCCACCTTCTCTTCATCACGCCAGTTCTGATTTCGTTGGGTTTTAGTCGAAGCGGCTTTTACGGCCTTGTGCAAGAGCAGTTCTTTCTGAAAACGGCCACCTTCGGCCAATTCTTTTTTAATTGGATGCTCCGCATCCTTATGGGTGATTTCGATCATATTGGAGAACAATAGAGCCACTCTGCCTCCGGGTTTCAGGTGCTTGATGGCTTCGGCAAAAAAGCGAGGGAATAAATCTTCGTCGTAATAAATGGCCATATCTATCCCTTCCAAATTGTGGGAAGCCGGCAACCAGGGCGGGTTAAAAACAATCAGCTCTGTTTTTTCAGAACAATCGGCAAACAAATCCCCATGCATCAACTCCACTTTAGCATGCAATCCGGAGCGTTTCAATTCTTCGTTGACACCTACAATCGCGTTAGGATTGGCATCGGTTCCATAAAGTTTTTGAAACCCCTGTTTCAGCATTTGCAAAGACAGCACACCACTCCCAATTCCAATATCGATGGCTGATTTCTTTTCGCCCTCATACTGTTTCAACCATTGATCAAAAAGGATGAGATGTTCGAATCGTGTAGGGAAATAAGTCCCGAAAAAGGGGCGAATCTTGCGACCTAAAACAGGTATAAAAATGCCTTTTTCGTGCCACTGCCAGGAACTGTTCAAGCCCTGCACTTGTGGAAAGGGCAATAAAAACTCATTCATATCGGGGTACAGGCTTTTAAGCCAACCTATATCCGGCGATTTTCTAACGCTTAGCTTGTTGTTGCTAACCAACAACAACAAACGGTGAGAGAGCTCGCGAAACTTATCCCGGTAATCGCGTTGTCCCTGAAAAGACTGATCGGCATATTCTTTTTTAAGGTGGTCTTTCAATACATTCAAAACCGTTAAGCCACTGCTAAAGTAATCGACGATTAAAACATAATCACCATCAATCAGGGCATCAACAGCATCCAGGGGATCCATTCGACGTTTGTAAGCCAATACATCAACATCCACTAAGGGTTCGGGACGGTTAATTTGAATGGTTTTTCCTGATACGATCCTTTCGATCGCTGATGCTTGCTTTGACATTATTCTTGTGATTTTGGAAACAAATGAAATCAGACTTAAAGCCTTAAAAAAAGAGATGTGCTCTTGTGATTGAATTTACAAGACAAAATTAGTCTATTTCTTCAAATGAACAGCCCGGAAAGGGCTCTCTCTTATCCAAAGCAGGTGAAAATCTCATGACCGCCCGGTCAAAATTGTCAAAACAATAAAAAAAGCTGCCACCCTGGGGTGACAGCTTATCTTCATACGTGTTGTAAGTCATTACGCCTCAACGAGCTTTCTCTTTTTAAGCTTTAAGCTTACTGGCGTTATGTTTCTCAAATTATCAGAAACAGGACATCTGTCTTCGATGGCCTCCAGCCATTTAGCCAAGACCTCAGGCGAGGCATCACAATCGGGTTCAATAGAAACCTCAATTCCCTTATAACCCGCTCTGTCGTCAAAAGACGTTCCGAACAAGCGATTGGGGTTGAGTTCACCAGCCATTTTAATCTTAACCGATCGCAATTCGATGTTCATCTCCTTGGCAATCACATGAGCCATTACATTGATACATCCGCAAAATGCAGCCAAAATGTATTCAACAGGATTGGCACCCTCATCGGTTCCTCCCAAATCGGCAGGTTCATCAATAATAATCTCAAAACCTCTGGCTTTTACGACCGTCTTAGTTGGATTCTCGCTATGTGCTTTTACTCTGAATTTTAAATCTGACATTGTATATGAGTTTAGTTGTTTGAATATTTTATAACACAAAAATGCAGGATCTTCATCGACTATAAAACCAGAGGAAGAAGCATAGATTCACTATATTTGATGCAATTTCACATCCATTTTAAAAGTGATTTTAAATCAAACAAATGCCAATAATGAGTTTAGAATATCAGACTAACGGATACTGTGCCGACCATCAGGCCATTAGCGCTAAAGACTGTTTTGAATCCTTAACAATGAATCAAAAAAGTTTGGTGGAAAAATCCACCAGCATACTGCAGTTTGCCAAAGGAGAAACCATCATCAAACAGGGTTTTGTGGCATCGCATATTCTATATATCGAAAAAGGGTTGGCTAAACTTGATGTCACCAATGATTCAAAACTATCAACTTTAAAACTGTTAAGTAACGATTCCTTCGTAGGCATCATGTGCAGTTTTGCATGCCGAAATCTCGATTTTTCAGCAGTGGCTTTGGAAGATACCACCATACGAATGATTGATATGGATATTTTTTTAAGCCTGATTAAAGAGAACGGGGAATTTGCTCTAAGACTGATGCGCCATATGTCGTCACTCACCAATGAGATTATGCACCGAACAAGTCGTATTGCCGGAAAGAATGTTGAAGGCTCTCTGGCTATGATCTTAAACGAATTTAAAGAGATTTATAAAAGCAATACTTTTACCTTACCGGTAACGCGTGTCGGACTGGCTTCTTTAGCTGGCTGTTCAAAAGAAAGTGCCATAAATACACTGGCTAAATTTCACAACGATGGCATTATTCATCTTAAGGATAAATGCATTACCCTTATCAAACAGGAAAGTCTTGATCTGATCATTAAGAATGGCTAATTCAAAATTATGAGTGGTGAAAGATCACTGCTAAAAGTTGAGTCTAAGTGATTATATACACTTTAGAATTATCTTGTAGATTTTTCGCTTAATCCGTCTAAGACGGATTCTACTTTTACTCATATATATAATATCATATTAAAGTATTCCTGATTTACCAATGCCTTGATGAAAAGTAACAAAAATCATCCCAATGCTTCGGGACCGGCACTCAGTGACCCATCACGTTTCAAAGGCTAAACAGACTGAACTCGTTCGTCCCTCACTCAAACAGCATTCTGTTTTTAACGCCTTTTTCACCTATGGGTACCCCACTTGCGTTGCCGAGGCCAGGAAAAAACTTCTCAAAATTTCAATCATTTTTTATGAAAATGTTTTGGAGGGCCTTGTCAGCCTGCTAACTTAAATCCTGATCGCAAAAATGGACTTGATTTACTTTAACTGTCCTGCCAGGAATCCGGTTGACCAGGCAGCCTGCAGGTTATAACCTCCGGTAATGGCATCGATATCCAGCACTTCACCTGCAAAATAAAGGTTCTTGCACTTTTTGGATTGCATGCTTGCCATATCCACGCTTTTCAGACTCACGCCTCCGCAGGTCACAAACTCATCTCTGAAAGTCGTTTTGCCTTTTACGGCATATTCATCGTTTGTAAGCAAATTGAGCAATTTATTCAGGCCTTTCTTTCCCAGTTCGCCCCAACGTTTTTGAGGTGACAAATCCCCTTTCTCCAATAGAAATTGCCAAAGTCTGTCAGGTAAAGCATAGGGTCTGTAATTAGCCAGAATCTTATTGGTATTTTCTTTGATAATCTTATTCAAGTCAGCAACAACTGCATCATTCGAAGCCTGGTTTACCCAGTTAACAAGAATATTAAAATCGTAGTCCTTTTCACTTAACACTCTGGCACCAAAAGCGGACAGCTTTAAGATAGCTGGTCCGCTCATTCCCCAATGCGTGATCAGCAAAGGACCTTCTGATTTCAACTTGGTACCCGGAAGAGATACCAAAGCATTCTCCACCACAATCCCCATGAGTTTGGTCACCGATTCATCCGGCATATTAAAGGTAAATAAGGAAGGAACCGGATCTTCAATCTTATGCCCCAGGGCTTCCAACCACTCCAATCCTTTTCGTTTAGGCGAGCCACCAGTGGTAACAATTAGCTTATCAAAGCTCCCCGACATTACATTGTCCGTATCAAAACCCAATTCGAATTGCTCATCAAGGGGCTTAATTGATTTCACAGCCAAACCCTTTTGAATCTCAATGCCCAAGCGTTTGCATTCCTTCAGAAAGCAGTCGATAATACTCTGGGAATCCTGGGAAACAGGAAAGATGCAATTGTCATCCTGTGTGACCAAGGGCACACCTCTGGATTCGAACCACTCAACACAATCCTCGTTATTAAACAGATGAAAGGCTTTTTTCAAACTTCGCCCTCCTCTGGGGTAAGCCTGATACAAATCCTGCGGATCGCAGGCATTGGTCAGGTTGCATCTGCCCCCTCCCGATATTTTAACCTTGGATAAAAGCTGTCTTGATTTTTCGATGATCACCACCTTTGCCTCAGGGTAGTTTTCCTTAGCAGCTATGGCTGAAAAGAAACCTGCTGCTCCCCCTCCTATTATTCCGATTCGCATGTGTCTTTTATATTTATTCAGAAACCAAGCTTTTATTCTACAACTGGCGCTGGATGGTTCATTAAATGCTCCCTAATTCGTATTGACAGGAACGGTCTTGCTAAGTGGCGTGCGCGATTAAAAGAATAATCTTATCAATGCGTCAAGTAAGCAAGCCGCATAAATTTGTTTATATTTTTAAGCAAACCCATTTAATTGGCTTGCTGGTTTTGTTAATTGTACTAAACTTTCGAACTGCTCATCACCGCCACACGAACGCTTAGTTGTTAGCACCCGTATTGTGTTTTAATATTTTTTCATTAATCGTATTTATAAACTCTTCTTCTTCCGTTCCATTAGAGAAACTTCTTTTAGGTATTATATAAGCAGCTATTTTGTCAACGAATAAATAATAGTGGTCTTTTGACTCTTGAATTTCTTTAAATCCATTCCAATTGGTCAAAGTTTCACTTGAATTAGATATTTCTCTAAACCCCTTGTCTTCTATCAAATATGTTCTCTCTCCAAGTATTCCTCCTTTGTCATTAGGCATTTTCTTAATTTTAGATAAACCAATTTGCTTAAAAACAACAAAAATAAGCCCCCATAAAACAGTGATCAAAAATATTTCAGTTACAATAGAAAGTAGATCGAATGGTTTACCTATATTCATTACTATAACAAAAAGTATTAAAAATGAAAAGGCAAATAAAATAGGCTTTCTATGGTTTATTGTAGACTGAACATGTTTGTTAAATTGTAAAAAGTCTTCTCTCGTAATTTCTGTTTTCATTTTTGTTATTTATGGGTGCTAACTTGCAGACAAAATTACACAGAAAATTCGGTTCACTATCCCCAACGGTCTTGCAAGTTTCGTGGGGAATTAAAAGAGTTATCTCATCAAACCGCTAAATAAGCAAGCCGCAATAAATTTGTTTATATTTTTAAGCAAACCTCTTTTTAAATCCCGAACTCCATAAAAAATAGAATAAGTGAGTCATTTTGGTAGCTTGCTGGCCCCGATGCTTCGGGGTTAATTGAACTAAGCTTTCA
It encodes:
- a CDS encoding endonuclease domain-containing protein produces the protein MKYHEIKEIKHKLKRNTTPSEKLLWKHIRNRQLKGRKFLRQHAIIYDTDHDEYFFFVPDFYCIAEKLAIELDGKVHDFRKGKDANRDAILEDQDIRVIRIKNKELVNPTAVLDKIISSFRLEDDDPAFKRKSYQ
- a CDS encoding OsmC family protein; the protein is MSDLKFRVKAHSENPTKTVVKARGFEIIIDEPADLGGTDEGANPVEYILAAFCGCINVMAHVIAKEMNIELRSVKIKMAGELNPNRLFGTSFDDRAGYKGIEVSIEPDCDASPEVLAKWLEAIEDRCPVSDNLRNITPVSLKLKKRKLVEA
- a CDS encoding carboxypeptidase-like regulatory domain-containing protein, translated to MNTTDKLKLDSYQEVEQVLDKNSGIYESDAPTKGEVAKFTVYKTGLFALGEKMDAPAEWLVVNKKEIKNKLIASLFPFSNNLVCFANSNGNTSILEQVDISKSVLAALSELNLIQYTESCIKIAQDNLAQLTDYAITQESIISLQTDLGDFLKNRTDRLILMEDKKTSNKAFNDLKKKTNQFLKTVLDRSIERYRQSHPDFVNHYFAARQTAKGIQHPYELMGYLTDEANGQVIGEGKVTAEKLGLRVDISPGGTFRFKSFPTGDHRLKIESIGYKTLYVPIRRFQSKPCKLNISLQALPLLEPHEV
- a CDS encoding methyltransferase; its protein translation is MSKQASAIERIVSGKTIQINRPEPLVDVDVLAYKRRMDPLDAVDALIDGDYVLIVDYFSSGLTVLNVLKDHLKKEYADQSFQGQRDYRDKFRELSHRLLLLVSNNKLSVRKSPDIGWLKSLYPDMNEFLLPFPQVQGLNSSWQWHEKGIFIPVLGRKIRPFFGTYFPTRFEHLILFDQWLKQYEGEKKSAIDIGIGSGVLSLQMLKQGFQKLYGTDANPNAIVGVNEELKRSGLHAKVELMHGDLFADCSEKTELIVFNPPWLPASHNLEGIDMAIYYDEDLFPRFFAEAIKHLKPGGRVALLFSNMIEITHKDAEHPIKKELAEGGRFQKELLLHKAVKAASTKTQRNQNWRDEEKVELWVLKMI
- a CDS encoding SAVED domain-containing protein → MSKTSIPEKIKTQLWTLSAGRCEYRGCNKPLWKDELSMAKMNNAYIAHIVADSPDGPRGDEERSPLLAKSFSNLMLMCDAHHRLIDKEDVDGHPENLLVEMKKEHEKRIELLTSLSSSKKTHVILYGANIGNQGSPLNYESAFQAIIPDKFPTESYGVELSITNSIIKDNEDLFWELESKNLERQFREKVENLKIHSPIKSFSAFGLAPQPLLIKFGTLFNDLYDVQVFQRHREPETWEWQDETDFDDFNLIEPKEFDGLPVLNISLSATITNDRIEKLFDSKICIWTITHDSPDNDFLKGKIILSKFRKICRHFFDIVKAKHGQDNKLHVFPAMPVSAAIEFGRIWMPKADMDLIIYDQNKERNGFYKTIEI
- a CDS encoding Crp/Fnr family transcriptional regulator; its protein translation is MSLEYQTNGYCADHQAISAKDCFESLTMNQKSLVEKSTSILQFAKGETIIKQGFVASHILYIEKGLAKLDVTNDSKLSTLKLLSNDSFVGIMCSFACRNLDFSAVALEDTTIRMIDMDIFLSLIKENGEFALRLMRHMSSLTNEIMHRTSRIAGKNVEGSLAMILNEFKEIYKSNTFTLPVTRVGLASLAGCSKESAINTLAKFHNDGIIHLKDKCITLIKQESLDLIIKNG
- a CDS encoding YcxB family protein produces the protein MKTEITREDFLQFNKHVQSTINHRKPILFAFSFLILFVIVMNIGKPFDLLSIVTEIFLITVLWGLIFVVFKQIGLSKIKKMPNDKGGILGERTYLIEDKGFREISNSSETLTNWNGFKEIQESKDHYYLFVDKIAAYIIPKRSFSNGTEEEEFINTINEKILKHNTGANN
- a CDS encoding nucleotidyltransferase domain-containing protein: MDAKSGYGFNNLRPKQRKKWFLQNNRNIKLNPMLTNEIKAQFNEILEEIGNNLDISETQYKFAVQSYQAVGKWLADEKSLLSPYKPEILPQGSFLLGTMIKPVNDSDELDVDLVCRLEGKKADWAQYHLKKIVGDRLKENKTYKEMLDEEGRRCWTLNYADSSKYHMDVLPSIVSEGHRVILEKAFSAIDFKDFEKTAIRITDNQEDNYFNETNPDYWNKSNPFGYAAWFQERCSISIRKSVFLSESVNPLPTYQKEKLPLQRVVQILKRHRDIMFDGDEDKPISIIITTLSSKAYNKETDIITALTNVVENMESFIETKFSVEHNKWIKWIGNPVNEEENFADKWPENPQKEKNFYEWLNKVKTELSSSFELKELNKIQESFSPIFGKRITDKTFSNISNKGLLKSTSTLLSANVAQHIDTELPKKLPKTKREGFQK
- a CDS encoding NAD(P)/FAD-dependent oxidoreductase, which encodes MRIGIIGGGAAGFFSAIAAKENYPEAKVVIIEKSRQLLSKVKISGGGRCNLTNACDPQDLYQAYPRGGRSLKKAFHLFNNEDCVEWFESRGVPLVTQDDNCIFPVSQDSQSIIDCFLKECKRLGIEIQKGLAVKSIKPLDEQFELGFDTDNVMSGSFDKLIVTTGGSPKRKGLEWLEALGHKIEDPVPSLFTFNMPDESVTKLMGIVVENALVSLPGTKLKSEGPLLITHWGMSGPAILKLSAFGARVLSEKDYDFNILVNWVNQASNDAVVADLNKIIKENTNKILANYRPYALPDRLWQFLLEKGDLSPQKRWGELGKKGLNKLLNLLTNDEYAVKGKTTFRDEFVTCGGVSLKSVDMASMQSKKCKNLYFAGEVLDIDAITGGYNLQAAWSTGFLAGQLK